From Paraburkholderia sabiae, a single genomic window includes:
- a CDS encoding DUF1254 domain-containing protein — MFSPVWPLGVAALLGLLPLAADAAASGTAPPPSVASPSGPDANVRITEPYARLVARDAWFWAWPMVNLYNRRLAFQKAPEPGLFGGVVPLAPLNRLSMLSDYIEPAQRWVACPNQDVVYGASILALDVSPIVIQVPDFGKRFWVYQLADLRTDDFARLGSMYGSKPGFYMVVGRDWKGSVPKGIVQVFRADTSTAMIVPRIFQADTAADKAAIQQLISGVDVYPLADYDGTMKHHDWRTVRKFPQPSQASAGETRWVRPQAFFDELPTVLADAPPLPGEQARYAQVLAVIDAAHNDPALKQAMIDEAEKADQELIAPLLQFRNWGVPLPHHWTTIGNGAQFGTDYFTRTAVARSNIMVNAPNETKYYYEDLDASGVRLTGDNAYTITFEKDHLPPTRGFWSLTLYDEHHFFVPNALNRYSLGTRNTELKYNSDGSLTLYLQAESPGADKESNWLPAPKGGAFSLMLRNYWPDERAARHEWKPPGLVKAS, encoded by the coding sequence ATGTTTTCACCGGTCTGGCCACTCGGCGTTGCGGCCTTGCTCGGTCTGCTTCCGCTCGCCGCAGATGCAGCGGCGAGTGGAACTGCGCCGCCGCCATCCGTGGCCTCGCCTTCAGGTCCCGATGCGAACGTCCGCATCACCGAACCTTACGCCCGGCTCGTCGCGCGCGACGCGTGGTTCTGGGCATGGCCGATGGTCAATCTCTACAACCGGCGGCTCGCGTTTCAGAAGGCGCCCGAGCCGGGGCTTTTCGGCGGGGTCGTGCCGCTCGCGCCTCTGAACCGCCTGTCGATGCTGAGCGACTATATCGAGCCCGCGCAGCGCTGGGTCGCTTGCCCGAACCAGGACGTCGTCTACGGCGCGAGCATTCTTGCGCTCGATGTCAGCCCCATCGTGATTCAGGTGCCCGATTTCGGCAAGCGGTTCTGGGTCTATCAGCTGGCGGATCTCCGGACGGACGATTTCGCGCGGCTCGGCTCGATGTATGGCAGCAAGCCCGGCTTCTACATGGTCGTCGGCCGCGACTGGAAGGGCAGCGTTCCGAAGGGCATCGTTCAGGTGTTTCGCGCGGATACATCGACGGCGATGATCGTGCCGCGCATCTTTCAGGCGGACACGGCCGCCGACAAGGCAGCAATCCAGCAGCTGATTTCGGGCGTGGACGTCTATCCGCTCGCCGACTACGACGGCACGATGAAGCATCATGACTGGCGTACCGTGCGCAAGTTTCCGCAGCCGTCGCAGGCCAGTGCAGGCGAAACGCGTTGGGTGCGCCCCCAGGCATTCTTCGACGAGTTGCCGACGGTTTTGGCCGACGCACCGCCGCTGCCCGGCGAACAGGCACGCTATGCGCAAGTGTTGGCCGTGATCGACGCAGCGCACAACGACCCCGCACTGAAGCAGGCGATGATCGACGAGGCAGAGAAGGCGGATCAAGAACTGATTGCGCCGTTGCTTCAGTTTCGAAACTGGGGCGTGCCCTTGCCGCATCATTGGACGACCATCGGCAACGGCGCGCAGTTCGGCACGGACTACTTCACGCGCACAGCCGTCGCGCGATCGAACATCATGGTCAATGCGCCGAACGAGACGAAGTATTACTACGAGGATCTGGACGCATCGGGCGTGCGTCTGACTGGCGACAACGCGTACACGATCACATTCGAAAAAGACCATCTGCCGCCGACGCGAGGATTCTGGTCGCTGACGCTCTACGACGAGCATCACTTCTTCGTGCCGAATGCACTAAACCGCTATTCGCTCGGTACCCGTAACACGGAGTTGAAATACAACAGCGACGGTTCGCTGACACTCTATTTGCAGGCCGAATCGCCGGGTGCGGACAAGGAGAGCAACTGGCTGCCCGCGCCAAAGGGCGGGGCGTTCTCGCTGATGCTGCGCAACTACTGGCCCGACGAACGGGCCGCACGACATGAGTGGAAACCGCCGGGGCTAGTCAAGGCGTCGTGA
- a CDS encoding LuxR C-terminal-related transcriptional regulator, protein MITTFAKHLVSTRFSPPRIGARYVERTHLLAQLRRMQQCRLALVTGSAGYGKTTLLAQWRQASLKAGADVAWLSLTADDKGYIDFCTALLAALRRCGLSVEMDLPLEEASAAAMDASIAAVVEAAVDLPKELYLLIDDYHHVEAPLAHKFMQKLLDHGPGNLHLVIASRVAPPLSLSRLRMMDQIVEVDSAMLPFDLAETRRFVDDNLGAGKLNADELTLIHELTSGWPSCIQLTVIMLKNRPETRNMLRDLVWRSSDLQTYLSEEVIAHLPPELMRFAEAVSVFRRFCAPLAEFVTGNDNAADLLKRMEDENLLIIRVDSDDRLSWFRFHPLFGEFLTTRLERDDATVVRELHRRASRWFSEHGLLTEAVRHASAGEDVEFAASVIERAAPATWSLEYLSPTLHLLEHLPEETLFTHPRLLFIACLTVALTTRPTKARAWVAKLEANASSAPPEIAHSIPLIHAAIAFQDDDTQRMIDLLEPHRDARLENPFLQYMRLAELSAAYSAAGRYADAMRLLAAHPIPPADEDNDMALVAQTTRATALLLEGNVREAERVGSALLARSVQAVGRYSISANICACVLADAYYELDRIDDARETIANRRGLLQSSGPDVTIRASRCRARLDLLQEGADTALTFVQRQIAHLHSMHQTRSVAHMQGELVRVLLVKGDRVRAKEVSASLDELALAYPAERGLRAEIPALAALARARVLRDERPDEALRALQAVRSHADAFKRGRLVALTDLLCALIHAGQKNADAAHACLVRAVEAAQRLGMVRTIVDEGAPAAALLANMVREKKLTGAVLQYATTLLDKFPEDAVPGSPVGTRRGQGASKLQPVLTQREVEILTLVAQAMSNKRIALALNITLETVKWNLRNIFAKLGVSSRYDAMMWARKRELIK, encoded by the coding sequence TTGATTACGACCTTCGCCAAACATCTCGTATCGACCCGCTTCTCGCCACCACGCATCGGCGCGCGATACGTCGAACGCACTCATTTGCTCGCGCAACTACGCCGCATGCAACAGTGCCGGCTTGCGCTCGTCACGGGCAGCGCCGGTTACGGCAAAACGACGTTGCTTGCGCAATGGCGGCAGGCGAGCCTGAAGGCCGGCGCGGACGTGGCGTGGCTGTCGCTCACGGCCGACGACAAGGGCTACATCGACTTCTGCACCGCGCTCCTTGCGGCTTTGCGTCGATGCGGCCTGAGCGTCGAGATGGACCTGCCGCTCGAAGAAGCGAGCGCGGCGGCAATGGATGCGTCGATCGCAGCCGTCGTCGAGGCCGCCGTCGATCTGCCGAAAGAGCTTTACCTGTTGATCGACGACTACCATCACGTCGAAGCGCCGCTCGCGCACAAGTTCATGCAGAAGCTGCTCGATCACGGGCCGGGCAATCTGCATCTGGTGATCGCGTCGCGCGTTGCGCCGCCGCTCAGTCTGAGCCGGCTGCGCATGATGGATCAGATCGTCGAGGTGGATAGCGCGATGCTGCCGTTCGATCTCGCCGAAACGCGCCGGTTCGTCGACGACAATCTCGGCGCGGGCAAGCTCAACGCGGACGAGCTGACGCTGATCCACGAACTGACGAGCGGCTGGCCGTCGTGCATTCAGCTGACGGTGATCATGCTGAAAAACCGGCCCGAAACGCGCAACATGCTGCGCGATCTCGTATGGCGTTCCAGCGATCTCCAGACCTATCTGAGCGAAGAAGTGATCGCGCATCTGCCGCCCGAGCTAATGCGATTCGCGGAGGCCGTGTCGGTGTTCCGCCGTTTTTGCGCGCCGCTCGCCGAGTTCGTCACGGGTAACGACAACGCCGCCGATCTGCTCAAGCGGATGGAAGATGAGAATCTTCTGATCATCCGAGTCGATTCCGACGATCGCTTGAGCTGGTTCCGATTTCATCCGCTATTCGGCGAGTTTCTTACGACGCGTCTCGAGCGCGACGACGCGACTGTCGTGCGCGAACTACATCGGCGCGCAAGCCGCTGGTTCTCGGAGCATGGCCTGCTGACGGAAGCGGTCCGGCACGCGAGCGCGGGCGAGGACGTCGAGTTCGCGGCGTCCGTCATCGAGCGCGCCGCGCCCGCCACGTGGAGCCTCGAGTACCTGAGCCCCACGCTCCATCTGCTGGAGCATCTGCCGGAAGAGACCTTGTTCACGCATCCCCGGCTGCTGTTCATCGCGTGTCTCACCGTCGCGCTGACCACGCGGCCGACGAAAGCCAGAGCGTGGGTGGCGAAACTGGAGGCGAACGCATCGTCGGCGCCGCCCGAGATCGCGCACAGCATTCCGTTGATCCACGCGGCGATCGCGTTTCAGGACGACGACACGCAGCGCATGATCGATCTTCTGGAACCGCACCGCGACGCGCGCCTCGAAAATCCGTTCCTGCAGTACATGCGGCTCGCCGAACTGAGCGCCGCCTACAGCGCGGCCGGCCGCTACGCCGATGCGATGCGCCTGCTCGCCGCCCATCCGATCCCGCCCGCCGACGAGGACAACGACATGGCGCTCGTCGCGCAAACGACGCGCGCGACGGCGCTGCTGCTCGAAGGCAACGTGCGCGAAGCTGAGCGCGTCGGCTCGGCGCTGCTCGCGCGCTCGGTGCAGGCCGTCGGCCGGTACTCGATCAGCGCGAACATCTGCGCGTGCGTACTCGCCGATGCGTACTACGAACTCGACCGCATCGACGATGCACGCGAAACCATCGCCAACCGGCGCGGGCTGCTGCAGTCTTCGGGACCGGACGTGACGATCCGCGCGTCGCGCTGCCGCGCACGGCTCGATCTGCTGCAGGAAGGTGCCGACACCGCGCTGACCTTCGTGCAACGGCAGATCGCGCATCTGCACAGCATGCATCAGACGCGCTCCGTCGCCCACATGCAGGGCGAACTGGTGCGCGTGCTGCTCGTCAAGGGCGACCGTGTGCGCGCAAAGGAAGTGTCGGCGTCGCTTGACGAACTCGCGCTCGCCTATCCTGCGGAACGCGGCCTGAGAGCGGAGATTCCGGCGCTCGCGGCACTTGCCCGCGCGCGCGTGCTGCGCGACGAGCGTCCCGACGAAGCGTTGCGCGCGCTGCAAGCCGTGCGCAGTCACGCCGACGCGTTCAAACGCGGCCGTCTCGTCGCGCTAACGGATCTGCTGTGCGCGCTCATCCACGCCGGGCAGAAGAACGCCGATGCCGCCCACGCTTGCCTCGTGCGCGCCGTCGAAGCCGCGCAGCGGCTCGGCATGGTGCGTACGATCGTCGATGAAGGCGCGCCCGCTGCGGCGTTGCTCGCGAACATGGTGCGCGAGAAGAAGCTGACGGGCGCGGTTTTGCAATACGCAACGACTTTGCTCGACAAATTTCCCGAAGACGCGGTGCCCGGCTCTCCGGTCGGTACGCGTCGTGGTCAGGGCGCGTCGAAACTGCAACCCGTATTGACGCAGCGCGAAGTGGAAATCCTGACACTCGTCGCGCAAGCCATGTCGAACAAACGCATTGCGCTCGCGCTCAATATCACGCTCGAAACCGTGAAGTGGAATCTGCGCAATATTTTCGCCAAGCTCGGCGTGTCGAGCCGCTATGACGCGATGATGTGGGCGCGCAAGCGGGAACTGATCAAGTAG
- a CDS encoding enoyl-CoA hydratase/isomerase family protein — MSFVQSLMGSVGWLTLDRPAAMNSLNRELATGLTAQLNAWRNDDAVRVVVLTGNGRAFCAGADLIEAAEPMQPGKREFLELIVEFFDTLRAFPKPVIAAVNGLALAGGLEVVLACDLVLAAESARLGDAHSNFGVFPGAGGAAVLPRKVPANVARYLLFTGDAMSAAELKGYGLVNEVLADAELKPRAQALAERLAKKSPLMLARMKRVANEAADKSIADALRHELLELRNHQRSYDVQEGLRAFAEKREPQFKGC; from the coding sequence ATGAGTTTTGTTCAGTCATTGATGGGCTCGGTTGGCTGGTTGACGCTGGATCGACCGGCCGCCATGAACAGCCTGAATCGCGAACTGGCGACGGGCCTGACCGCACAGTTGAACGCATGGCGCAATGACGACGCCGTGCGCGTCGTCGTGCTGACGGGCAACGGTCGCGCGTTTTGCGCGGGCGCCGATTTGATCGAAGCGGCCGAGCCGATGCAGCCGGGCAAGCGTGAATTCCTGGAGCTGATCGTCGAGTTCTTCGACACGTTGCGTGCGTTTCCTAAGCCGGTCATTGCGGCCGTCAACGGTCTCGCGCTCGCAGGCGGCCTCGAAGTCGTGCTGGCTTGCGACCTGGTGCTGGCGGCGGAGTCGGCGCGTCTCGGCGACGCGCATTCGAACTTCGGCGTGTTTCCCGGCGCGGGCGGCGCTGCCGTTTTGCCGCGCAAGGTGCCGGCGAACGTCGCGCGTTATTTGCTCTTCACGGGCGACGCGATGAGCGCGGCAGAACTGAAGGGCTATGGGCTCGTGAACGAAGTGCTCGCCGACGCCGAACTGAAACCGCGTGCCCAGGCGCTCGCCGAACGGCTGGCGAAAAAGAGCCCGCTCATGCTTGCGCGCATGAAGCGGGTTGCCAACGAAGCCGCCGACAAAAGCATCGCCGATGCTCTGCGCCACGAGTTGCTGGAACTGCGCAATCACCAGCGTTCATACGATGTCCAGGAAGGACTGCGGGCGTTCGCAGAAAAGCGCGAGCCGCAGTTCAAGGGCTGCTGA
- a CDS encoding thiolase family protein produces MENIYIVGAGMTPFGRHLDKSVKQLTAWAVEDALKDSGCERKWIEAAYFGNTTQGHMQGQHMIRGQVALIPLGFGGIPIHNVESACASASSAFHLAVTQLRAGMADVVLAVGAEKMYSHDKTRMFSVFDSAWDVETAEANAAQMVELGKGVTVPPGTTSDKPYSVFMDVYAGIGRQLMDRHGITQRQFAAVSSKNHGHSVHNERSQYRKAMSIDEIMAAPPITYPLTLPMCSPISDGAAAAILCTESALKRYGFNRNRAVRVLATIVRSASHRAGDDLANHITVHAAKLAYDEAGIGPDDINVAELHDASAIGEIALCENLGLCKPGESGVMAERGESAIGGRLPVNPSGGLESKGHPIGATGLGQIFELVQQLRGECGPRQVEGARFAIQGNGGGLWGVEESIDHIGIFGRA; encoded by the coding sequence ATGGAAAACATCTACATCGTCGGCGCGGGCATGACGCCGTTCGGCCGTCATCTCGACAAGTCGGTCAAGCAACTCACGGCATGGGCCGTCGAAGACGCATTGAAGGATTCGGGCTGCGAGCGCAAATGGATCGAGGCCGCTTACTTCGGCAATACGACGCAAGGCCACATGCAGGGCCAGCACATGATCCGCGGGCAAGTCGCGTTGATCCCGCTCGGCTTCGGCGGCATTCCGATTCATAACGTCGAGTCCGCGTGTGCGTCGGCGAGCAGCGCGTTTCACCTTGCCGTGACGCAACTGCGCGCGGGCATGGCCGACGTGGTGCTGGCCGTCGGCGCAGAGAAAATGTATTCGCACGACAAGACCCGCATGTTCTCCGTGTTCGATTCCGCGTGGGACGTCGAGACGGCGGAAGCGAACGCGGCGCAGATGGTCGAACTCGGCAAGGGCGTCACCGTGCCGCCCGGCACGACGTCCGACAAGCCGTACAGCGTGTTCATGGATGTGTATGCGGGCATCGGGCGTCAGTTGATGGATCGCCACGGCATTACGCAGCGGCAGTTCGCGGCGGTGTCGTCGAAGAATCATGGCCACTCGGTGCACAACGAACGCTCGCAGTATCGCAAGGCGATGTCGATCGACGAGATCATGGCCGCCCCGCCCATTACGTATCCGTTGACCTTGCCGATGTGTTCGCCGATCTCGGACGGTGCCGCCGCCGCGATTCTATGCACGGAGTCCGCGCTCAAGCGCTACGGCTTCAACCGCAATCGCGCGGTGCGCGTGCTGGCTACGATCGTCCGCTCGGCGTCGCACCGCGCCGGAGACGACCTCGCCAATCACATCACGGTCCACGCCGCAAAGCTGGCGTATGACGAAGCGGGCATCGGCCCCGACGATATCAACGTTGCCGAACTGCACGACGCGTCGGCGATCGGCGAAATCGCGCTGTGCGAGAACCTCGGACTGTGCAAGCCGGGCGAGAGCGGCGTGATGGCGGAGCGGGGCGAAAGCGCGATCGGCGGACGATTGCCCGTCAATCCGTCGGGCGGCCTGGAGTCGAAGGGCCATCCGATCGGCGCGACAGGCCTCGGACAGATCTTCGAACTCGTTCAGCAGTTGCGCGGCGAATGCGGCCCGCGCCAGGTCGAAGGCGCGCGCTTTGCGATTCAGGGCAATGGCGGCGGTCTGTGGGGCGTCGAGGAAAGCATCGACCATATCGGCATCTTCGGGCGTGCCTGA